From Sphingomonas bisphenolicum, one genomic window encodes:
- the argJ gene encoding bifunctional glutamate N-acetyltransferase/amino-acid acetyltransferase ArgJ, with protein sequence MTQRSPLAPASFPDLPAIDGVTLRTARAGYKAWTRCDLTYVELDAGTAVAGVTTQSKCPSPEVEWCRDAIPLGSARALVVNAGNANAFTGHRGRAAVEAIAAKVANHLGCLPSDIFVSSTGVIGVPLPIDKAEAGLEAAFTAAPCNWEEAATTIGTTDTFPKGAHVSVMIGDQRVELVGIIKGSGMIAPDMATMLGYIFTDAAIDPALLQQMLSAANRKSFSCITVDSDTSTSDTVLAFATGKAGHAPITSMDDAGADAFNAALHDLCRQLAHLVVRDGEGATKFIDIIVEGADSDASAHRIALSIANSPLVKTAIAGEDANWGRVVMAVGKAGEPADRDRLSIRFGATQVATGGLAVEGYDEAPVAAHLKGQDIQIGVDLGLGEGRAQVWTCDLTHGYISINADYRS encoded by the coding sequence ATGACCCAGCGCTCGCCCCTTGCACCCGCCTCATTCCCCGACTTGCCCGCCATTGACGGGGTGACGCTACGCACCGCCCGCGCCGGATACAAGGCGTGGACGCGCTGCGACCTCACCTATGTCGAACTGGACGCGGGCACGGCCGTCGCGGGCGTCACGACGCAGAGCAAATGCCCCTCGCCCGAAGTCGAATGGTGCCGGGACGCCATCCCGCTCGGCTCGGCGCGGGCGCTGGTGGTCAATGCCGGCAACGCCAACGCCTTCACCGGCCATCGCGGCCGCGCAGCGGTGGAGGCGATCGCGGCCAAGGTCGCCAATCACCTCGGCTGCCTGCCTTCCGACATCTTCGTCTCCTCGACCGGGGTGATCGGCGTGCCTTTGCCCATCGACAAGGCCGAAGCGGGCCTGGAAGCCGCCTTCACCGCGGCGCCTTGCAACTGGGAAGAGGCTGCGACCACGATCGGCACGACCGACACGTTCCCCAAGGGCGCCCATGTGTCGGTGATGATCGGCGACCAGCGGGTGGAACTGGTCGGCATCATCAAGGGATCGGGCATGATCGCGCCCGACATGGCGACGATGCTGGGCTATATCTTCACCGACGCGGCGATCGATCCGGCCCTGTTGCAACAGATGCTGTCGGCGGCGAACCGCAAGAGCTTCTCCTGCATCACGGTCGATAGCGACACATCGACCAGCGACACGGTGCTGGCCTTCGCCACCGGCAAGGCGGGCCATGCGCCGATCACCAGCATGGACGATGCCGGCGCCGACGCCTTCAACGCGGCGCTGCATGACCTCTGCCGCCAGCTCGCCCATCTGGTGGTGCGCGATGGCGAAGGCGCGACCAAGTTCATCGACATCATAGTCGAAGGCGCGGACAGCGACGCCAGCGCCCATCGCATCGCGCTGTCGATCGCCAACTCGCCGCTGGTGAAGACGGCGATCGCGGGCGAGGACGCCAATTGGGGCCGGGTCGTCATGGCCGTCGGCAAGGCGGGCGAACCGGCCGATCGCGACAGGCTGTCGATCCGCTTCGGCGCGACGCAGGTGGCGACCGGCGGCCTGGCGGTCGAGGGCTATGACGAAGCGCCAGTCGCCGCCCACCTCAAGGGACAGGATATCCAGATCGGCGTCGACCTGGGGCTGGGCGAAGGCCGGGCGCAGGTGTGGACCTGCGACCTGACCCACGGTTATATTTCGATCAACGCGGATTATCGCAGCTGA
- a CDS encoding inositol monophosphatase family protein, translating into MLELHDPVVALMRSVGRDIVMPRYQNLASDEISEKAANDFVTIADKESEIRLAEGLAAILPEAGIIGEEACAADPAILDRAGEGLNWIIDPIDGTGNFAAGQSPFGIIVALVDGGTTLAGWIFDPLTGRLCHAMLGGGSHVDGERVQARETGGALPIAALATYFMSEEERADIQRRSQASFTLVDIPRCAAEQYPRLVLGQNDVSVFARTLPWDHAAGTLFVNEAGGCCQRTDGTPYVVGDLRRGLMGASSPRLWDKAAATLFG; encoded by the coding sequence ATGCTGGAACTGCATGATCCCGTCGTGGCGCTGATGCGATCGGTGGGCCGCGACATCGTCATGCCGCGCTACCAGAATCTGGCCAGCGACGAGATCAGCGAAAAGGCGGCGAACGATTTCGTCACCATCGCCGACAAGGAAAGCGAGATCCGCCTCGCTGAAGGGCTGGCCGCCATCCTGCCCGAAGCCGGGATCATCGGCGAGGAAGCCTGCGCCGCCGACCCCGCCATACTCGACCGGGCGGGCGAAGGGCTGAACTGGATCATCGACCCGATCGACGGCACCGGCAATTTCGCGGCGGGCCAGTCGCCCTTCGGCATCATCGTCGCGCTGGTCGACGGCGGCACGACGCTGGCGGGCTGGATATTCGACCCGCTGACCGGACGGCTCTGCCACGCGATGCTGGGCGGCGGCAGCCATGTCGATGGCGAACGGGTGCAGGCCCGCGAAACCGGCGGCGCGCTGCCGATCGCGGCGCTGGCGACCTATTTCATGTCGGAGGAAGAACGCGCCGACATCCAGCGGCGGTCGCAGGCCAGCTTCACGCTGGTGGACATTCCCCGCTGCGCCGCGGAGCAATATCCCCGGCTGGTGCTGGGGCAGAATGACGTGTCGGTGTTCGCGCGGACCTTGCCCTGGGATCATGCGGCGGGCACTTTGTTCGTCAACGAAGCGGGCGGCTGCTGCCAGCGTACCGACGGCACGCCCTATGTCGTGGGCGACCTCCGCCGCGGGCTGATGGGCGCTTCTTCGCCCCGGCTGTGGGACAAGGCGGCGGCGACGTTGTTCGGATAG
- a CDS encoding glutathione S-transferase family protein yields MLTIWGRLNSHNVKKIVWFADEIGLPYVRHDVGGAFGMSADYLAKNPNALIPTIEDGDVTLWESNAILRYLAARYAPALWPANPAERAQGDKWMDWQFAFADAQRDAFLQLVRRRPEQRDGQLLATSAAASGAAMRILDRTFAVQPWLSGVAFGVADVPMGVYAHTFFTLDMERPDVPHVRAWYDRLRARPAYAQSVMIPLT; encoded by the coding sequence ATGCTGACGATCTGGGGCCGGTTGAACTCGCATAATGTGAAGAAGATCGTCTGGTTCGCCGACGAGATCGGCCTGCCTTATGTCCGCCACGATGTCGGCGGCGCGTTCGGCATGAGCGCGGACTATCTGGCGAAAAACCCCAATGCGCTGATCCCCACGATCGAGGATGGCGACGTCACCTTGTGGGAATCCAACGCGATCCTGCGCTATCTGGCGGCGCGATACGCCCCTGCCCTGTGGCCCGCCAACCCCGCGGAACGGGCGCAGGGCGACAAGTGGATGGACTGGCAATTCGCCTTTGCCGACGCCCAGCGCGACGCCTTCCTGCAATTGGTGCGGCGCCGGCCCGAACAGCGAGATGGACAGTTGCTGGCGACATCCGCTGCCGCGTCGGGCGCGGCGATGCGGATATTGGACCGGACGTTCGCAGTCCAGCCATGGCTTTCAGGTGTCGCATTCGGTGTCGCGGACGTGCCGATGGGCGTCTATGCCCATACTTTCTTCACGCTCGACATGGAGCGGCCCGACGTGCCGCATGTGCGTGCCTGGTACGACCGGCTGCGCGCGCGACCGGCCTATGCCCAGTCGGTGATGATCCCGCTGACATAG
- the trxA gene encoding thioredoxin TrxA — translation MATKAVTDLSFQDDVINSDKPVLVDFWAEWCGPCKMIGPALEEISEELADKVTIAKINIDQNPDAPGQYGVRGIPTMILFKNGEAAATKVGAAPKSALKGWIESVL, via the coding sequence ATGGCCACCAAGGCAGTTACCGACCTCAGCTTCCAGGATGACGTCATTAATTCGGACAAGCCCGTCCTCGTCGATTTCTGGGCCGAATGGTGCGGGCCGTGCAAGATGATCGGCCCGGCTCTGGAAGAAATTTCCGAAGAACTGGCCGACAAGGTGACGATCGCCAAGATCAACATCGACCAAAATCCCGATGCGCCGGGCCAATATGGCGTGCGCGGCATTCCAACGATGATCCTGTTCAAGAATGGCGAAGCGGCGGCGACCAAGGTCGGCGCCGCGCCCAAGAGCGCGCTCAAGGGCTGGATCGAAAGCGTTCTCTAA
- the addA gene encoding double-strand break repair helicase AddA yields MAATMAKARALQKLLGDQARAAAPDAHVWLSASAGTGKTHVLTARVFRLLLQGVRPENILCLTFTKAGAAEMADRIHDRLAAWVQMEEVDLFNDLEALGEESGPEARDYARRLFAEVLESTGGGLRIQTIHGFCQQLLTAFPLEAELTPGFRPLDQREQSSLARQTLADMAVRAHDIGDEALIGALQAISLRLGEGGAEQFLLRCAAKGDALDALPDAIGPWLAQELELPDGDIDQWLAGQCSDAMFDIPTLDGIVRANVEWGKGRGVERCDRIAAWRALDPAGRATTLVDLHRAWSKADGDLIDAKGWVPPIDGYIEMAARLYDRCGALIAMKLRADYAALLGQALHAGRAYARDYAQAKRLAGAVDFDDLIARTATLLEQPGIAEWIRYKLDQRIDHILVDEAQDTNAAQWRIVRTLAEEFFATEWEPGQTVRTIFTVGDFKQAIFGFQGTSPANFAAARILFQRDADQSGHDFFNLSLDRSFRSTPAVLDVVDRTISTLRAERLGMDPGEVRHVSANRHPGEVQLWKPVVAGLSEDAEGEEDWAADQERVLAGKIARQIKQWIDDGLMLESRGRPVRAGDIMILVRRRSELARLIVARLYEEKVAVAGIDRLRLNAPLAVRDLLAALRFAVQPEDELNLASLLVSPLIGWTQDELMMRLIGRKTGLWRHLNQTMDDGALQPLRDLLAVADFTTPYRYLEAILSGPMHGRRRLVERLGTEAVDPIEELLNAALAFESDDHPSLQRFIDWFDRGEVEIVRDAAAQGDMLRLLTVHGAKGLQAPIVILADACLDPDAGNRSDSLLWNGLPILAPRKPERQRPIGDVAEAAAQVEREEHWRLLYVALTRAEEKLIVAGSLGPRAKGEVKPESWYAAVEGAMISLGTDWEADPLWGGVRRWRGTEQLEPRKAEAEEARASMPVVQPAWLREPAPAESRPPRPLAPSAPVEDDVPYPPPTQAMRAAAERGRWLHALFERLPDLSAERRRDAADRWLVQQGVEDAAQRHDLIDQAIGVIEAPDFAALFGPDALAEAPIAAVVGEAVIAGTIDRLCIGADRIQLVDFKTGRIAPLTLAEVPTAHIRQMAAYVAALGVIFPDRPIEAGLLYTSAPRLIVLPPSLLVAYKPNYVPAQENLPLWPVEPDAPAS; encoded by the coding sequence ATGGCCGCGACGATGGCTAAGGCGCGCGCGCTTCAGAAGTTACTGGGAGATCAGGCGCGCGCCGCCGCGCCCGACGCCCATGTCTGGCTGTCGGCGTCGGCCGGCACCGGCAAGACCCATGTGCTGACCGCGCGCGTCTTTCGTCTGCTGTTGCAAGGGGTCCGGCCGGAAAATATCCTCTGCCTGACCTTCACCAAGGCGGGCGCGGCGGAAATGGCCGACCGTATTCACGATCGCCTCGCCGCCTGGGTGCAGATGGAAGAGGTCGACCTGTTCAACGACCTGGAGGCGCTGGGCGAGGAGTCCGGGCCTGAGGCACGCGACTATGCCCGTCGCCTCTTCGCCGAAGTGCTGGAATCGACCGGCGGCGGCCTGCGCATCCAGACCATCCACGGCTTTTGCCAGCAATTGCTGACTGCTTTCCCGCTGGAGGCCGAACTGACGCCGGGCTTCCGCCCTCTCGATCAGCGCGAACAGTCCAGCCTCGCGCGCCAGACGCTGGCCGACATGGCGGTGCGGGCGCATGATATCGGCGACGAAGCGCTGATCGGCGCGTTGCAGGCGATCAGCCTGCGGCTGGGCGAGGGCGGGGCCGAACAGTTTCTGTTGCGCTGCGCGGCGAAGGGCGATGCGCTGGATGCACTGCCGGACGCGATCGGGCCTTGGCTGGCGCAGGAGCTAGAACTGCCAGACGGCGATATCGATCAATGGCTTGCCGGCCAATGCTCGGACGCGATGTTCGACATACCCACGCTGGACGGGATCGTGCGCGCCAATGTGGAATGGGGCAAGGGTAGGGGGGTGGAGCGGTGCGATCGCATCGCCGCCTGGCGCGCGCTCGATCCGGCCGGGCGGGCGACGACACTGGTCGATCTCCATCGTGCCTGGAGCAAGGCGGACGGAGACCTGATCGACGCCAAGGGCTGGGTGCCGCCGATCGACGGTTATATCGAGATGGCGGCGCGGCTCTACGACAGGTGCGGCGCGCTGATCGCGATGAAGCTGCGCGCCGATTATGCCGCGCTGCTGGGTCAGGCGCTCCATGCCGGGCGGGCCTATGCGCGTGATTATGCCCAAGCCAAGCGGCTGGCCGGCGCGGTCGATTTCGACGATCTTATCGCCCGCACGGCCACCCTGCTGGAACAGCCCGGCATTGCCGAATGGATACGCTACAAGCTGGACCAGCGGATCGACCATATATTGGTGGATGAGGCGCAGGACACCAATGCCGCGCAGTGGCGGATCGTCCGCACCTTGGCCGAAGAATTTTTCGCGACCGAGTGGGAGCCGGGCCAGACGGTCCGCACCATCTTCACCGTGGGCGATTTCAAGCAGGCGATCTTCGGCTTTCAAGGCACCAGCCCGGCCAATTTCGCCGCCGCGCGCATACTGTTCCAGCGGGACGCCGATCAATCGGGCCATGATTTCTTCAACCTGTCGCTCGATCGCAGCTTCCGATCGACCCCGGCGGTGCTGGACGTGGTGGACCGCACCATCTCCACGCTCCGCGCCGAACGGCTGGGCATGGACCCCGGCGAGGTGCGCCATGTCAGCGCCAATCGCCATCCGGGTGAAGTGCAATTGTGGAAGCCCGTCGTCGCGGGCCTGTCGGAAGACGCGGAAGGCGAGGAGGATTGGGCCGCCGACCAGGAGCGCGTTCTGGCCGGCAAGATCGCGCGGCAGATCAAGCAGTGGATCGACGACGGGCTGATGCTGGAAAGCCGGGGGCGGCCAGTGCGCGCGGGCGACATCATGATCCTGGTGCGTCGCCGCAGCGAGCTGGCGCGGCTGATCGTCGCGCGCCTCTATGAGGAAAAGGTGGCGGTCGCCGGGATCGACCGGTTGCGGCTCAACGCGCCGCTGGCCGTGCGCGACCTGCTCGCCGCATTGCGCTTTGCGGTGCAGCCGGAAGATGAGCTGAACCTGGCGTCATTGCTGGTGTCGCCGCTGATCGGCTGGACCCAGGACGAGCTGATGATGCGGCTGATCGGTCGCAAGACCGGGCTGTGGCGGCACCTGAACCAGACGATGGACGATGGGGCGTTGCAGCCGCTGCGCGATCTGCTGGCAGTGGCGGACTTCACCACCCCCTATCGCTATCTGGAGGCGATATTGTCCGGACCGATGCACGGCCGCAGGCGTCTGGTCGAGCGGCTGGGGACAGAGGCCGTCGATCCGATCGAGGAATTGCTGAACGCCGCGCTTGCGTTCGAAAGCGACGATCATCCCTCGCTCCAGCGCTTCATCGACTGGTTCGACCGGGGCGAGGTCGAGATTGTCCGCGATGCCGCGGCGCAGGGCGACATGCTGCGCCTGCTGACCGTCCACGGCGCCAAGGGGTTGCAGGCGCCGATCGTCATTCTGGCCGACGCCTGCCTCGATCCCGATGCGGGCAACCGTTCGGATTCGCTGCTGTGGAACGGCCTGCCGATCCTCGCCCCGCGCAAGCCCGAACGGCAGAGGCCGATCGGCGACGTCGCCGAAGCCGCTGCGCAGGTGGAGCGGGAGGAGCATTGGCGGCTGCTCTATGTCGCGCTGACCCGTGCGGAAGAGAAGCTGATCGTCGCCGGATCGCTCGGCCCCCGCGCCAAGGGGGAGGTGAAGCCGGAAAGCTGGTACGCCGCGGTCGAAGGGGCGATGATATCGCTGGGCACGGACTGGGAAGCCGATCCGCTCTGGGGCGGGGTGCGCCGCTGGCGCGGGACGGAGCAACTGGAACCGCGCAAGGCGGAGGCGGAAGAGGCGCGCGCATCGATGCCGGTCGTCCAGCCCGCATGGCTGCGCGAACCGGCGCCCGCCGAATCGCGCCCGCCCCGGCCGCTCGCGCCGTCCGCCCCGGTGGAGGATGACGTGCCCTATCCGCCACCGACGCAGGCGATGCGGGCCGCGGCCGAACGCGGGCGCTGGCTCCACGCGCTGTTCGAACGGCTGCCCGACCTGTCCGCCGAGCGGCGACGCGATGCGGCGGATCGCTGGCTGGTCCAGCAGGGCGTGGAGGATGCCGCGCAGCGCCATGACCTCATCGACCAGGCGATCGGGGTGATCGAAGCGCCGGATTTCGCGGCCCTGTTCGGCCCCGATGCGCTGGCCGAAGCGCCGATCGCGGCCGTGGTAGGCGAGGCGGTGATCGCCGGCACCATCGACCGGCTGTGTATCGGCGCGGATCGCATCCAGCTGGTCGATTTCAAGACCGGGCGGATTGCGCCGCTGACGCTGGCCGAAGTGCCGACCGCCCATATCCGCCAGATGGCCGCCTATGTCGCGGCGCTGGGCGTGATCTTCCCCGACCGGCCGATCGAGGCGGGGCTGCTCTACACCAGCGCGCCGCGCCTGATCGTCCTGCCGCCGTCGCTGCTGGTTGCGTACAAGCCGAACTATGTGCCCGCGCAGGAGAATTTGCCGCTCTGGCCCGTTGAGCCTGATGCCCCCGCATCCTAG
- the addB gene encoding double-strand break repair protein AddB, whose translation MGEKTRPALFTIPAHRAFADALAAGLLAQHRGDPMALAQAMVLLPNNRAVRAVSDAFVRQSGGGLLLPRLVAIGDPDLGEQVGGALDPLGEADPVPPAIAPMRRQMILARMVQDAQPGIDAGQALLLGQALGAVLDQMQVERVPMTALRTLALSDELSKHWQTSLTMFEILIARWPGELARTGCIDLADRRNQLFDRLAARWKDHPPSGFVVAAGLSTTAPAVASLLRRIGAMPKGMVVFAGLDQHMDDPAWQAIGPFDPDPPTGRAPQGHESHPQYALKRLLDRMSATRDDVALWRWGSEHDARAVRGRNISNAMLPPRLTSRWRDLKTADRSLAGVVALEVATPGEEAQAIAIALREALETPERTAALVTPDRQLATRVSAHLRRWGIEADDTAGLPLSRLPPGTMLIAMAQAVAERFAPVALLTLLKHPLVMRGEGRLTWLEGVRALDLLLRGPRPQAGLVGIDLLMHPRADDRQRVLREQVRDWWPTARALLEPLESAFAAAADLSGQLAALREQAGALTNDAIWAGHQGHAAADLFAEMEAAAPEGPRQADPRALPVLLDHMLGGVSVRPPQGGHPRISILGLIEARLMQADLMILGGLNEGTWPGLPSPDPWLAPRIRRELGLPGLETRIGLAAHDFAGALGAPHVLITRARRGSGGPAVASRFWLRLKAMAGPQWKTADRYAALAQAIDAPVRHSPANRPAPAPPASVRPNVIPVTDVDRLKADPYAFYAKRVLRLNRLDPVDADAGPAWRGTAVHDILQRWAEAGTLDPADLEARARAMFDQPEVHPLLKALWQPRLIEAIRWIAAEVASDKAEGRTILAVEKEGRADIAGVTLMGKADRIDRLADGRIGIIDYKTGKPPSARQVKAGFSLQLGLLGIIAELGGFEGLGPKPQAGDFEYWSLAKKGDQFGYRERPVDPMGKRDKIVTDQFTAHAHEHFEEVANMFLLGAAPFRAEINPEVANYGDYDQLMRLEEWYGRDDG comes from the coding sequence ATGGGTGAGAAGACGCGCCCCGCGCTCTTCACGATACCCGCGCATCGCGCCTTCGCCGACGCGCTGGCGGCGGGATTGCTGGCGCAGCATCGCGGTGATCCCATGGCGCTGGCGCAGGCCATGGTCCTGCTGCCCAACAACCGCGCGGTCCGGGCGGTGAGCGACGCCTTCGTCCGGCAATCGGGCGGTGGGCTGCTGCTGCCCCGGCTGGTCGCGATCGGCGATCCTGATCTGGGCGAGCAGGTGGGCGGCGCGCTCGACCCGCTGGGGGAGGCCGACCCCGTCCCGCCGGCGATCGCGCCGATGCGCCGCCAGATGATCCTGGCGCGCATGGTGCAGGATGCGCAGCCGGGTATCGATGCCGGACAGGCGCTGCTGCTGGGACAGGCGCTGGGCGCGGTGCTGGACCAGATGCAGGTGGAGCGCGTGCCGATGACGGCGTTGCGCACGCTGGCGCTGTCGGACGAACTGTCAAAGCATTGGCAGACGTCGCTGACGATGTTCGAAATTTTGATCGCCCGCTGGCCCGGCGAACTGGCGCGGACCGGGTGCATCGACCTGGCGGATCGGCGCAACCAACTGTTCGATCGGCTGGCGGCGCGCTGGAAGGACCATCCGCCGTCAGGCTTCGTCGTCGCGGCGGGCCTGTCCACCACCGCCCCCGCCGTCGCCAGCCTGCTGCGGCGGATCGGCGCGATGCCCAAGGGCATGGTGGTGTTCGCCGGCCTCGACCAGCATATGGACGATCCGGCATGGCAGGCGATCGGGCCGTTCGATCCCGATCCCCCCACCGGCCGCGCGCCGCAGGGCCATGAAAGCCATCCCCAATATGCGCTGAAGCGCCTGCTCGACCGCATGAGTGCGACACGGGACGATGTCGCTTTATGGCGCTGGGGCAGCGAGCATGATGCGCGGGCGGTGCGTGGGCGCAACATCTCCAACGCGATGCTGCCGCCCCGGCTGACGAGCCGCTGGCGCGACCTCAAGACCGCAGACCGGTCGCTGGCGGGGGTTGTGGCGCTGGAAGTGGCGACGCCGGGCGAGGAAGCGCAGGCCATCGCCATCGCGCTGCGCGAGGCGCTGGAGACGCCGGAACGCACCGCCGCTTTGGTCACGCCCGACCGGCAACTGGCGACGCGGGTGTCGGCGCATCTGCGGCGCTGGGGCATCGAGGCGGACGATACAGCGGGCCTGCCGCTGTCGCGCCTGCCGCCCGGCACGATGCTGATCGCCATGGCGCAGGCGGTGGCGGAACGCTTCGCGCCGGTGGCTTTGCTGACCCTGCTCAAACATCCGTTGGTGATGCGGGGCGAGGGGCGTCTGACTTGGCTGGAGGGGGTGCGCGCGCTCGACCTGTTGCTCCGCGGGCCACGGCCGCAGGCGGGATTGGTCGGCATCGACCTGTTGATGCATCCACGCGCGGACGACCGGCAGCGAGTGTTGCGCGAGCAGGTGCGCGACTGGTGGCCGACGGCGCGCGCGTTGCTGGAGCCGCTGGAAAGCGCCTTTGCCGCCGCTGCCGACTTGAGCGGACAATTGGCGGCGCTGCGCGAACAGGCCGGCGCCCTGACCAACGATGCCATCTGGGCTGGTCATCAGGGCCATGCCGCCGCCGACCTGTTCGCCGAGATGGAAGCCGCCGCGCCCGAAGGCCCGCGGCAGGCCGATCCGCGCGCGCTGCCGGTGCTGCTAGACCATATGCTGGGCGGCGTATCGGTGCGCCCGCCCCAGGGCGGCCATCCACGCATCAGCATATTGGGGCTGATCGAGGCGCGGCTGATGCAGGCGGACCTCATGATCCTGGGTGGCCTCAACGAAGGCACCTGGCCCGGCCTGCCATCGCCCGACCCCTGGCTCGCCCCGCGCATCCGGCGCGAATTGGGGCTGCCGGGGCTGGAGACGCGCATCGGCCTCGCCGCGCATGATTTCGCCGGTGCGCTGGGCGCGCCGCATGTCCTCATCACCCGCGCGCGGCGGGGCAGCGGTGGGCCGGCGGTGGCGTCGCGCTTCTGGCTGCGACTGAAGGCGATGGCCGGGCCGCAATGGAAGACGGCGGACCGCTATGCGGCGCTGGCGCAGGCGATCGACGCGCCGGTCCGGCATAGCCCCGCCAACCGTCCCGCCCCCGCGCCGCCTGCGTCCGTTCGGCCAAATGTGATTCCGGTCACCGATGTCGATCGGCTGAAGGCCGATCCCTATGCCTTCTATGCCAAGCGGGTATTGCGCCTCAATCGGCTCGATCCGGTCGATGCCGATGCCGGCCCGGCCTGGCGTGGGACAGCGGTCCACGACATTCTCCAGCGCTGGGCGGAAGCGGGCACGCTCGATCCTGCCGATCTGGAAGCGCGCGCCCGCGCCATGTTCGACCAGCCCGAAGTCCATCCCTTGCTCAAAGCGCTGTGGCAGCCGCGCCTGATCGAAGCGATCCGCTGGATCGCGGCTGAGGTCGCCAGCGACAAGGCGGAGGGCCGCACCATATTGGCGGTGGAGAAGGAAGGGCGGGCCGACATCGCCGGCGTCACGCTGATGGGCAAGGCCGACCGGATCGACCGGCTGGCCGACGGGCGCATCGGCATCATCGACTACAAGACCGGCAAGCCGCCCAGCGCGCGGCAGGTGAAGGCGGGCTTTTCGCTGCAACTGGGGCTGCTCGGCATCATCGCGGAGCTGGGCGGGTTCGAGGGGCTGGGACCAAAGCCACAAGCGGGCGACTTCGAATATTGGTCGCTCGCCAAGAAGGGCGACCAGTTCGGCTATCGCGAACGGCCGGTCGATCCGATGGGCAAGCGCGACAAGATCGTGACCGACCAGTTCACCGCGCACGCGCATGAACATTTCGAGGAGGTGGCGAACATGTTCCTGCTCGGCGCCGCGCCCTTCCGCGCGGAGATCAACCCCGAAGTCGCCAATTATGGCGATTATGACCAGCTTATGCGGCTGGAGGAATGGTATGGCCGCGACGATGGCTAA
- a CDS encoding nucleotidyltransferase family protein has translation MIDTAMLMAAGLGKRMRPLTATRPKPLVKVAGKPLMDHALDRLEAGGIRKVIVNVHYLADTVEAHLRARKCGLDFAISDERTRLLETGGGLIKAKPLLGDAPFICANSDNLWIDGPQETLGVMQRIWNPDRMDALLLLVPLARANCHKGPGDFHMDADGRLSRRKTAHVAPFVFTGVQILSPSLLVDPPGDVFSTNIFWNRAIEAGRLYGVSHQGLWFDVGTPQAIPVVESMLAHG, from the coding sequence ATGATCGACACCGCCATGCTGATGGCCGCCGGGCTGGGCAAGCGGATGCGCCCGCTCACTGCGACCCGGCCCAAGCCGCTGGTGAAGGTGGCTGGCAAGCCGCTGATGGACCACGCATTGGACCGGCTGGAAGCGGGCGGCATCAGGAAGGTGATCGTCAACGTCCATTATCTGGCCGACACTGTCGAAGCGCATCTTAGGGCGCGCAAATGCGGGCTGGATTTCGCCATTTCGGACGAGCGGACCAGGCTGCTGGAAACCGGCGGCGGCCTTATCAAGGCGAAGCCGCTGCTGGGCGACGCGCCCTTCATTTGCGCCAATAGCGATAATCTGTGGATCGACGGGCCGCAGGAAACGCTGGGCGTGATGCAGCGGATCTGGAACCCCGACCGGATGGATGCGCTGTTGCTGCTGGTCCCGCTGGCGCGCGCGAATTGCCATAAGGGGCCGGGCGATTTTCATATGGATGCGGACGGGCGGCTCAGCCGGCGCAAGACCGCCCATGTCGCGCCGTTCGTCTTTACCGGCGTGCAGATATTGTCGCCGTCGTTGCTGGTCGATCCGCCGGGCGACGTGTTTTCCACCAATATCTTCTGGAACCGGGCGATCGAGGCCGGGCGGCTCTACGGGGTGTCGCATCAGGGCCTCTGGTTCGACGTCGGCACGCCCCAGGCTATTCCGGTGGTGGAGTCGATGCTCGCTCATGGGTGA